Proteins from a genomic interval of Chroococcidiopsis thermalis PCC 7203:
- a CDS encoding mechanosensitive ion channel family protein → MDIAQIVQTASQTLTQVGLKLIGAIVFWIVGRWLINVAASLLSRSLKHQKVDKTILSYLVATVKVTLNIILVVAILGFFGIETTSFAALLAAAGVAIGAAWSGLLANFAAGAFLMILRPFKVGDFITAGGVTGTVQEIGLFATTINTLDNVHTVVGNNKIFSDNIQNFSANTYRRVDLVAQLNHNTDHNAAIAMLKERLSRIPNVLSNPAPDVEILEFNLAGPVLAVRPYCNNADYWQVYFDTNRLIRDSFGEAGFSAPEQLYAIRNN, encoded by the coding sequence ATGGACATAGCGCAAATTGTGCAGACAGCTTCGCAAACACTAACTCAAGTAGGGTTGAAGCTCATTGGGGCAATTGTTTTCTGGATTGTTGGTCGATGGTTGATTAACGTTGCGGCTAGCCTTTTATCTCGCAGCCTCAAGCACCAAAAAGTTGATAAAACAATTTTGAGCTACTTAGTAGCTACGGTTAAAGTCACGCTGAATATTATTTTAGTCGTGGCAATTTTGGGCTTTTTTGGCATTGAAACCACCTCTTTTGCAGCTTTACTAGCGGCGGCTGGTGTGGCGATTGGTGCAGCTTGGAGCGGACTGTTAGCGAATTTTGCCGCAGGTGCGTTTCTCATGATTCTGCGACCCTTTAAGGTAGGTGACTTCATTACTGCTGGCGGCGTGACGGGAACCGTGCAGGAAATTGGTTTGTTTGCCACCACGATTAACACTCTAGACAACGTACACACGGTTGTAGGCAACAACAAAATCTTTTCCGACAATATTCAAAACTTTTCGGCAAATACTTATCGTCGCGTCGATCTAGTGGCTCAACTCAACCACAACACAGATCATAATGCCGCGATCGCCATGTTAAAAGAACGGCTGAGTCGAATTCCCAACGTTCTTTCTAATCCTGCCCCAGATGTAGAAATCTTAGAATTTAATTTAGCTGGTCCCGTGTTAGCAGTGCGTCCTTACTGCAATAATGCCGACTACTGGCAGGTTTATTTTGATACCAATCGCCTGATCCGCGACAGCTTTGGCGAAGCTGGATTTTCTGCGCCAGAACAACTTTACGCCATTCGGAATAATTAG
- a CDS encoding DUF4089 domain-containing protein, translating to MDEQQLDLAEYVDRMALVLDLPIPAAYRSGVVDNFAKIKAIAQIVNDFAIPEDIEAATVFEP from the coding sequence ATGGACGAGCAGCAGTTGGATTTAGCTGAATATGTCGATCGCATGGCGCTGGTGTTGGATTTACCAATTCCAGCTGCTTATCGGTCGGGAGTGGTAGATAATTTTGCCAAGATAAAAGCGATCGCCCAGATCGTCAATGATTTTGCTATACCAGAAGATATTGAAGCGGCTACAGTATTTGAACCCTAA
- a CDS encoding serine/threonine protein kinase → MTTALLNNRYQTIKLLGAGGFGETFLAADTYLPSRRPCVVKQLKPVANDLQLYQIIQDRFQREAATLEALSAGSDQIPKLYAYFSENGQFYLIQEWIEGETLTKKVTSEGVLSEASVWKILVSLLKVLHYVHSKGIIYRDIKPDNIILRQPDCQPVMIDFGAVKETMATAIAAQGRSIYTMVLGTPGFMAPEQAVGRPIYASDIYSLGMTAIYLLTGKLPQELEVDPHTERVIWQQYAANVSPSLAAVLNKAVEYQPRDRYSTAIKMLNDLQSVDTISSRQEVDRDAIAPPHQQTLETRTLPPPTIRQSSGKKQKYLIFGGLLIGGLLSTATVFSFIPQPAPRSSVLPVSPPAPVSVDLPVPTDRSPQPPLQRGATERESPASPVAARSPQPPLQKGATERESPASPVAARSPQPPLQKGATERESPQPPAVLRGARGDRDRDIPGFPIGTTENVVKAALGKPTKTSRGLWVNTRAAIYDIEPERITLGYLFDRTSGRLRQTEVSFAQSVAPETMQATLQRMLREQTAPEIINGLQKVYQRQTNRYSFRQGQLKGAIERNSRDRIYIGIWDANLH, encoded by the coding sequence ATGACAACTGCGCTACTCAATAATCGCTATCAAACAATTAAGTTACTGGGAGCAGGAGGATTTGGCGAAACTTTTCTGGCAGCAGATACATATTTGCCGTCTCGCCGTCCTTGCGTAGTCAAGCAACTCAAACCCGTAGCAAACGATTTGCAACTGTATCAAATCATTCAAGACAGATTCCAGCGTGAGGCTGCGACCTTAGAAGCTTTGAGTGCAGGTAGCGATCAAATTCCCAAGTTGTACGCCTACTTTAGCGAAAACGGACAGTTTTACCTGATTCAGGAGTGGATTGAGGGCGAAACTCTCACCAAAAAAGTTACCTCTGAAGGGGTGCTGAGCGAAGCATCTGTCTGGAAAATCTTAGTGAGTCTACTTAAAGTCCTACATTACGTCCACAGTAAGGGAATTATTTATCGCGATATTAAGCCGGACAATATTATTTTGCGTCAACCGGACTGCCAGCCAGTCATGATTGATTTTGGTGCGGTAAAGGAAACAATGGCAACGGCGATCGCGGCTCAAGGTAGATCGATTTATACAATGGTGCTGGGGACTCCTGGCTTCATGGCTCCAGAACAAGCCGTAGGGCGACCGATCTACGCCAGCGATATTTACAGTTTGGGCATGACAGCAATTTATCTTTTGACTGGTAAGTTGCCGCAAGAGTTAGAGGTTGACCCCCATACCGAAAGAGTTATCTGGCAGCAGTACGCGGCAAACGTGAGTCCTAGTTTAGCAGCGGTACTGAATAAAGCAGTTGAGTATCAGCCACGCGATCGCTACTCAACTGCGATTAAAATGCTTAACGATTTGCAATCTGTAGATACTATATCCTCGCGCCAGGAAGTCGATCGAGATGCGATCGCTCCCCCTCACCAGCAGACTTTAGAAACTCGAACTCTCCCCCCTCCTACAATTCGACAGAGTTCGGGCAAAAAGCAGAAATATCTTATTTTTGGTGGGTTGCTCATTGGTGGATTGCTAAGTACTGCTACAGTTTTTAGTTTCATTCCCCAGCCAGCACCGCGATCGTCCGTATTGCCAGTATCGCCACCTGCCCCTGTGTCGGTAGATCTTCCCGTCCCAACGGATAGATCCCCCCAACCCCCCTTACAAAGGGGGGCAACAGAGCGAGAATCTCCCGCTAGTCCCGTAGCTGCTAGATCCCCCCAACCCCCCTTGCAAAAGGGGGCGACAGAGCGAGAATCTCCCGCTAGTCCCGTAGCTGCTAGATCCCCCCAACCCCCCTTACAAAAGGGGGCGACAGAGCGAGAATCTCCACAACCCCCCGCTGTGTTAAGGGGGGCTAGGGGGGATCGAGATCGAGATATACCTGGATTTCCGATTGGTACTACTGAAAATGTAGTCAAAGCAGCATTAGGCAAGCCTACAAAAACGAGTAGAGGTCTTTGGGTTAACACCCGTGCGGCGATTTACGATATCGAGCCAGAACGCATCACGCTCGGTTATTTATTCGATCGCACTTCTGGACGGCTGCGTCAAACTGAAGTCTCTTTTGCTCAATCAGTCGCGCCGGAAACTATGCAAGCAACACTACAGCGAATGTTACGCGAACAGACCGCACCTGAAATTATCAACGGATTGCAAAAAGTTTATCAGCGTCAGACTAACAGATATTCTTTTCGCCAAGGTCAACTAAAAGGAGCGATCGAACGTAACAGCCGCGATCGCATTTACATCGGCATCTGGGATGCAAATTTGCATTAA
- the hisB gene encoding imidazoleglycerol-phosphate dehydratase HisB encodes MQISHRPSINEVTFAARTASVRRTTGETDVQVTLNLDGTGKCTAATGIPFLDHMLHQIASHGLFDLEVKATGDIEIDDHHTNEDVGITLGQAFHQALGDRKGIIRFGHFLAPLDEALIQVALDFSGRPHLSYGLQIPTQRVGTYDTQLVREFFVALVNHSQMTLHIRQLDGINSHHIIEATFKALARSLRMAVEIDPRRAGNIPSSKGVL; translated from the coding sequence ATGCAGATTAGCCATCGCCCCTCAATTAACGAAGTCACATTTGCCGCACGGACTGCTTCTGTCCGGCGGACTACAGGCGAAACCGATGTCCAAGTAACGCTGAATTTAGATGGAACGGGTAAATGCACTGCGGCGACGGGAATTCCATTTTTAGACCACATGCTGCATCAAATAGCCTCCCACGGACTATTCGATCTAGAAGTCAAGGCGACTGGCGATATTGAAATTGACGACCACCACACGAATGAAGATGTGGGAATTACCCTCGGACAAGCTTTTCACCAGGCTTTAGGCGATCGCAAAGGCATCATCCGGTTTGGGCATTTTCTCGCTCCCCTGGACGAGGCATTGATTCAGGTTGCTTTAGATTTTTCCGGTCGTCCCCATCTCAGTTACGGACTGCAAATTCCCACCCAACGAGTCGGAACCTACGATACTCAACTGGTGCGGGAATTCTTTGTAGCACTGGTTAACCACAGTCAAATGACGCTGCATATTCGTCAACTCGACGGAATTAACTCTCACCATATTATTGAAGCAACTTTTAAAGCTTTGGCGCGATCGCTGCGCATGGCTGTAGAAATCGATCCGCGTCGGGCTGGGAATATTCCCAGTTCTAAAGGCGTGTTGTAA
- the rplL gene encoding 50S ribosomal protein L7/L12: MSAATDQILEQLKSLTLLEASELVKQIEEAFGVSAAAPAGGMMMMAPGAAPGAPAEEVEEKTEFDVILEEVPADKKIAILKQVRELTGLGLKEAKDLVESAPKPVKEGIAKEAAEEAKKTLEAAGAKVTVK; encoded by the coding sequence ATGTCTGCTGCAACCGATCAAATTTTGGAACAACTCAAATCTCTAACTTTGCTAGAAGCATCTGAGTTAGTTAAGCAAATCGAAGAAGCCTTTGGCGTAAGTGCTGCTGCTCCTGCTGGAGGCATGATGATGATGGCTCCTGGTGCTGCTCCTGGCGCTCCTGCTGAGGAAGTCGAAGAGAAGACTGAATTCGACGTAATTCTGGAAGAAGTCCCCGCTGATAAGAAGATTGCCATCCTGAAGCAAGTGCGCGAACTAACAGGTCTAGGCTTGAAAGAAGCTAAAGACTTGGTAGAATCTGCACCCAAGCCAGTGAAGGAAGGCATTGCTAAAGAAGCGGCAGAAGAAGCTAAGAAGACTCTAGAAGCTGCTGGTGCTAAGGTGACTGTTAAATAG
- a CDS encoding polysaccharide biosynthesis/export family protein: MVKSRKQQEIAYISAQKSTRMSKAITKPVAGLTLFALVAMACPAPIKAQETTSPASPTRTLPSLPTTKPAAQPNVAPSNNTAPTTTPVAPSNNTAPTTTPVAPGNNAAPLPNVAPANAPATAPAANQPAQTPVDYALGGGDRIRINVFEVPEYTGDYQIPPGGQLFLPLVGPVDILGLTQAEAADAIAAKYSRYLKRPLVTVSLISPRPINVVIAGEVVRPGSYTVGLQGGAGDNPGVQYPTIVGALTLAEGVTLAADLRQVQLKRKQGLGPERIINLDLMELVRKGTLPQDITLRDGDTVFVPTATEVNMADIRAFSNASFAMASNRPRTVTVVGEVNRPGSYVIIGGGTAAAAATTPGNTQGGGGGAIDGGGGAGGGLPTVSRAIQLAGGITSSADVRNIQIRRPTRNGGEQKMTVSFWKLLQGDPNQDTIVQEGDTVVVSTATNISPADATALADASFSPATIQVSVVGEVKTPGLVNLQPNTPLNQALLTAGGFDNARARRGSADLIRLNPDGTVTSRRVKLDFSKGINDENNPTMRDNDIIVVRRNSAAGVGDAIGAVFGPVLSPVLGIVNILR, translated from the coding sequence ATGGTGAAGTCTAGAAAACAGCAAGAAATTGCCTATATTTCCGCACAGAAATCTACACGTATGTCTAAAGCAATTACCAAGCCAGTTGCAGGTTTAACACTTTTTGCTCTAGTGGCGATGGCTTGCCCAGCGCCAATAAAAGCGCAAGAAACAACCAGTCCCGCTAGCCCAACACGTACTCTTCCGTCTTTACCAACAACCAAACCCGCAGCTCAACCAAATGTAGCACCAAGTAATAATACAGCTCCAACCACTACCCCAGTAGCGCCAAGCAACAATACGGCTCCAACCACTACTCCAGTAGCGCCAGGAAATAATGCAGCTCCACTTCCCAATGTAGCTCCAGCAAACGCTCCGGCGACAGCTCCAGCAGCCAACCAACCCGCCCAAACACCAGTAGATTATGCTCTTGGAGGCGGCGATCGCATCCGCATCAACGTGTTTGAAGTGCCGGAATATACCGGAGATTATCAGATTCCCCCTGGTGGTCAGTTGTTCTTGCCTCTGGTCGGACCTGTAGACATTTTAGGGTTAACCCAGGCAGAAGCAGCAGATGCGATCGCGGCAAAATACTCTCGCTACTTAAAGCGTCCTCTAGTCACAGTGAGTCTAATTTCCCCACGCCCAATTAACGTTGTGATTGCGGGTGAAGTTGTTCGTCCTGGCTCGTATACTGTGGGCTTGCAAGGTGGTGCAGGCGATAATCCAGGGGTACAATATCCTACGATTGTTGGCGCGTTGACTTTAGCAGAGGGAGTCACCCTAGCAGCCGATCTGAGGCAAGTGCAGCTTAAGCGCAAGCAGGGACTGGGACCGGAGCGAATTATCAATCTGGATCTGATGGAACTAGTGAGAAAAGGTACTTTGCCACAAGACATCACTTTACGGGATGGCGATACAGTCTTCGTACCAACGGCGACTGAAGTGAATATGGCAGATATTCGCGCCTTTTCTAATGCTAGCTTTGCTATGGCTTCCAACCGTCCCCGTACCGTCACAGTTGTAGGTGAAGTTAACCGTCCTGGTTCTTACGTAATTATTGGGGGTGGAACTGCTGCTGCTGCTGCAACTACCCCAGGTAACACCCAAGGAGGGGGCGGCGGAGCTATTGATGGCGGCGGAGGTGCTGGTGGTGGTTTGCCCACAGTCTCACGGGCGATTCAGCTAGCTGGCGGAATTACAAGTTCGGCTGACGTGCGAAACATTCAAATCCGTCGTCCGACCAGAAATGGCGGCGAACAAAAGATGACCGTGAGTTTCTGGAAATTGCTGCAAGGAGATCCCAACCAAGATACGATCGTTCAAGAAGGTGACACTGTCGTCGTTTCGACGGCAACAAACATCAGCCCAGCAGATGCTACTGCCTTAGCAGATGCCAGTTTTTCTCCAGCGACAATTCAAGTTAGCGTTGTGGGAGAAGTCAAAACACCAGGACTAGTCAACTTGCAGCCCAATACGCCGCTTAACCAAGCGCTGTTGACAGCAGGAGGATTTGATAACGCCCGTGCTAGAAGGGGTTCGGCAGATTTAATTCGTCTCAATCCTGATGGTACGGTTACGAGTCGCCGAGTCAAGCTTGATTTTTCTAAAGGAATCAACGACGAAAATAACCCAACTATGCGTGACAACGACATTATTGTCGTCAGACGTAATAGTGCAGCGGGGGTTGGTGACGCAATTGGCGCTGTATTTGGACCTGTCTTGAGTCCGGTGCTAGGAATCGTGAATATCTTGAGATAA
- a CDS encoding ATP-binding protein, translated as MGLAIVKKAVETHQGQIWFETQVGMGTKFIVAIPLVSYQLSVISYQ; from the coding sequence TTGGGATTAGCAATTGTAAAAAAAGCTGTCGAAACTCACCAGGGACAAATTTGGTTTGAAACACAAGTTGGTATGGGAACTAAATTTATTGTCGCGATTCCCTTGGTCAGTTATCAGTTATCAGTTATCAGTTATCAGTGA
- a CDS encoding folate/biopterin family MFS transporter, producing the protein MLISASGLSKVKDSLKEKIFFGQEPSTELIAILTVYFVQGILGLARLAVSFFFKDELGLSPAEVSSLLGIVALPWIIKPVFGFVSDGLPIFGYRRRPYLILSGILGAISWVSMATVVHTPMAAVGAIALGSLSVAVSDVIVDSLVVERARVESQADAGSLQSLCWGTSAFGGLITAYFSGWLLEHFTTRTVFLITATFPLIVSFIAWFITEVPVSKTDDSQAFANWSSVNTQIKQLRQAIAQRTIWLPTAFIFLWQATPTADAAFFFFTTNELGFEPEFLGRVRLVTSIASLVGVWIFQRFLKGVSFRVIFGWSTLLSAVLGMSMLLLVTHTNRSLGIDDRWFSLGDSLVLTVMGQIAYMPVLVLAARLCPPGVEATLFALLMSVSNLASLASYQMGAILMRWFGISQNNFDLLWLLVVITNLSTLLPLPFLSWLPAKEEITAASGQPAIAPDATNNKEIGQTLLPNLSELVPSSLRQEPVEEPAE; encoded by the coding sequence ATGCTGATTTCCGCGTCTGGCTTGTCCAAGGTAAAAGATTCGTTAAAAGAAAAGATTTTCTTCGGTCAAGAACCCAGTACGGAGTTAATCGCAATCCTGACTGTCTACTTCGTCCAGGGAATTCTCGGCTTAGCCCGCCTTGCTGTCAGCTTTTTCTTTAAAGACGAACTGGGATTGAGTCCAGCCGAAGTCTCGTCCTTATTAGGCATTGTGGCGCTGCCCTGGATTATTAAACCAGTATTTGGGTTTGTCTCTGATGGTTTACCCATTTTTGGCTATCGCCGCCGTCCTTACCTGATCTTATCGGGAATTTTAGGGGCGATTTCCTGGGTGAGTATGGCGACAGTCGTACATACGCCAATGGCAGCTGTAGGGGCGATCGCGCTAGGCTCTTTATCGGTTGCCGTCAGCGACGTGATTGTAGACTCTTTAGTGGTAGAACGAGCAAGAGTCGAATCTCAAGCTGATGCGGGTTCGCTGCAATCTCTATGTTGGGGAACTTCAGCCTTTGGTGGTTTAATTACAGCTTATTTCAGCGGTTGGCTGCTAGAACATTTCACCACCCGCACGGTATTTTTGATTACGGCAACTTTTCCCCTCATAGTTTCTTTCATTGCTTGGTTTATTACCGAAGTTCCAGTCAGCAAAACAGATGACTCGCAAGCGTTTGCCAACTGGTCTAGTGTCAACACTCAAATTAAACAACTACGACAAGCGATCGCCCAAAGAACAATTTGGCTTCCTACCGCCTTTATTTTTCTCTGGCAAGCCACTCCCACGGCTGATGCAGCCTTCTTTTTCTTCACCACCAACGAATTAGGGTTTGAACCAGAATTTCTAGGTAGGGTACGTCTGGTGACGAGTATCGCTTCCCTCGTTGGCGTGTGGATTTTTCAGCGCTTCCTCAAAGGTGTATCTTTCCGCGTCATTTTTGGTTGGAGTACTTTACTTTCAGCCGTCCTGGGTATGAGTATGCTGCTATTAGTCACTCATACCAACCGCAGTTTGGGAATTGACGATCGCTGGTTTAGCTTAGGCGATAGTCTTGTCCTGACGGTGATGGGACAAATTGCCTACATGCCTGTTTTGGTGTTGGCAGCAAGGCTTTGCCCCCCAGGAGTAGAAGCAACCTTGTTTGCCTTGTTGATGTCTGTATCAAATCTTGCCTCCCTAGCTTCTTATCAAATGGGAGCGATTTTGATGCGGTGGTTTGGCATTTCTCAGAATAACTTCGATTTGCTCTGGCTTCTGGTAGTCATTACTAACTTATCAACGCTTTTACCCCTGCCATTTTTAAGCTGGCTGCCCGCTAAAGAAGAAATTACTGCTGCTAGCGGTCAACCTGCGATCGCCCCAGATGCAACTAACAATAAAGAGATCGGGCAAACTTTGCTACCTAACTTGTCAGAGTTAGTACCATCTTCTTTGCGACAAGAACCAGTCGAAGAACCTGCCGAGTGA
- the ppk1 gene encoding polyphosphate kinase 1, whose protein sequence is MPRTKKTTTTQEIATEINFTDPQYYFNRELSWLEFNNRVLHEACDPRSPLLERLKFLAIFSSNLDEFFMVRVAALRQQLAAKVSKLSPDGRTPEEQLEAISQRLRPLVTQQHRHFEQVLRPALAREGIYILDYMDLNQEQRTYLEHYFDEQIFPVLTPLAVDPSHPFPHISNLSLNLAVVMKNPVTEEELFARVKVPKVLPRFLPLPEELRIQHHDKPAHWTGVPLEQAIAHNLESLFPGMNILEYHLFRITRDADIELEEDEADDLLLAIEQELRKRRIGGSAVRLEIHSQMPDLVRNRLLRELDLEERAVYEIDGILGLGDLMSFMALPLPELKDPPWKSVVPPRLQRLNPALADTEEGTDFFSLIREKDALVHHPYHSFSSTVLRFISSAAHDPDVLAIKMTLYRTSGDSPILNALIAAAENGKQVAVLMELKARFDEENNIYWARRLEKAGVHVVYGVVGLKTHSKIVMVVRRETDRIRRYVHIGTGNYNPKTARIYTDMGLFSCREELGADLTDLFNYLTGYSRQQSYRKLLVAPVNLRDRMVALIKRETECCRNGGTGRIVAKMNALVDPQIIATLYEASRAGVQIDLIIRGMCCLLPGLKEVSENIRVISIVGRFLEHSRIFYFHNNGEEEIYIGSADWMPRNLDRRVEAVTPIDDRHLAKDLQEILGVMLADNRQAWDLQPDGRYIQRRPAPNTPQSSSQKIFMEMALNPGTTSD, encoded by the coding sequence ATGCCTAGAACTAAAAAAACAACCACTACACAAGAAATTGCTACTGAAATTAATTTCACAGATCCGCAATACTACTTCAATCGCGAGTTGAGCTGGTTAGAGTTTAATAATAGAGTTTTACATGAAGCTTGCGACCCGCGATCGCCTTTACTAGAACGATTGAAGTTCTTAGCAATCTTCAGCTCTAACTTAGATGAATTCTTTATGGTGCGTGTAGCAGCTTTACGCCAGCAACTAGCGGCTAAAGTCAGCAAACTCAGTCCAGACGGACGCACCCCAGAAGAACAGCTAGAAGCAATTTCTCAACGCCTGCGTCCCTTGGTAACGCAACAACACCGTCATTTCGAGCAAGTCCTCAGACCAGCTTTAGCGCGAGAAGGAATTTATATTTTAGACTACATGGACTTGAACCAGGAACAGCGGACGTACCTGGAACATTACTTCGACGAACAAATATTTCCCGTCCTCACCCCTCTTGCTGTAGATCCGAGTCACCCCTTTCCCCACATTTCTAATCTCAGCTTGAATTTAGCTGTAGTCATGAAAAATCCAGTGACGGAAGAAGAATTATTTGCACGGGTGAAAGTGCCAAAAGTCTTACCGCGATTTTTACCGCTTCCAGAAGAACTGCGGATACAACACCATGACAAACCCGCGCATTGGACGGGAGTACCTCTAGAACAAGCGATCGCCCATAACTTAGAATCCTTGTTTCCAGGGATGAATATTTTAGAATATCACCTGTTTCGGATTACCCGCGACGCTGACATAGAACTGGAAGAAGACGAAGCCGACGATTTATTATTGGCGATCGAACAAGAACTGCGCAAGCGCCGTATTGGTGGATCGGCAGTTAGGCTCGAAATTCACTCTCAAATGCCAGACCTAGTACGTAATAGACTCTTACGAGAACTCGATTTAGAAGAAAGGGCAGTTTATGAAATTGATGGCATATTGGGACTAGGAGATTTAATGTCATTTATGGCATTACCGCTACCAGAACTGAAAGATCCACCTTGGAAATCCGTCGTTCCTCCACGCTTGCAACGCCTCAATCCTGCTTTAGCAGATACTGAAGAAGGAACTGATTTTTTCAGCCTGATTCGAGAAAAGGATGCTTTAGTTCACCACCCATATCATTCTTTTTCCTCCACCGTACTGCGGTTTATTAGTAGTGCGGCTCACGACCCGGATGTTTTAGCGATTAAAATGACGCTGTATCGCACCTCTGGCGATTCCCCCATTCTTAACGCTTTGATCGCCGCCGCTGAAAACGGTAAACAAGTCGCAGTGTTAATGGAACTCAAAGCGCGGTTTGACGAAGAGAATAACATTTACTGGGCGCGACGGTTAGAAAAAGCTGGAGTTCACGTAGTCTATGGCGTTGTCGGACTGAAAACCCACTCGAAAATCGTTATGGTCGTGCGGCGGGAAACAGATCGCATCCGACGTTACGTCCATATCGGCACGGGTAATTATAATCCCAAAACAGCCAGAATTTATACTGACATGGGACTCTTTAGCTGTCGGGAGGAATTGGGAGCCGATCTGACAGACTTATTTAATTACTTAACTGGATATTCGCGCCAACAATCATATCGCAAGCTATTGGTTGCACCAGTTAATTTGCGCGATCGCATGGTGGCTTTAATTAAGCGCGAAACTGAGTGTTGTAGAAATGGTGGTACTGGTCGGATCGTAGCGAAAATGAATGCTTTGGTCGATCCGCAAATTATTGCTACCCTCTACGAAGCCTCTCGCGCTGGCGTGCAAATCGATCTAATTATCCGAGGAATGTGCTGTTTGCTACCCGGACTTAAGGAAGTAAGCGAGAATATTCGTGTTATAAGTATCGTTGGGCGCTTTTTAGAACACTCCCGTATTTTCTATTTCCACAACAATGGGGAAGAAGAGATTTATATCGGCAGTGCTGATTGGATGCCACGCAATCTCGATCGCCGGGTTGAGGCTGTCACCCCAATTGACGATCGCCATCTTGCCAAAGATTTACAAGAAATTCTCGGAGTCATGCTTGCCGATAATCGCCAAGCTTGGGACTTACAGCCTGACGGACGTTACATTCAGCGCCGTCCTGCCCCTAATACTCCCCAATCGAGTTCTCAGAAAATATTTATGGAAATGGCTCTCAACCCAGGGACAACCAGTGACTAG
- a CDS encoding carotenoid oxygenase family protein, translated as MQLHERATTVSPKSYQRHDWQRGYESLKQEYDYSIDDVEGEIPAELCGTLFRNGPGLLDINGQPVHHPFDGDGMISAIAFRDGRAHFRNRYIRTEAYVEEQKAGKILYRGVFGTQKPGGWLANAFDFKLKNIANTNVIYWGGKLLALWEAAEPHRLDPHNLETLGKDFLDGAIAEGDPFAAHPRLDPSCDMDGGEPCLVNFSLKVGLSTTVTIFELNPAGKVIRQHAHSIPGFAFIHDFAITPNYCILFQNPVAFNPIPFTLGLRGAAECIKFQPHQKTRIVLIPRHPKESVQILETHAGFVFHHANAFEQDGEIVVDSICYESFPEVEPASDFKQVDFDALKPGQLWRFHLNLQEKTVSRELIEPRCCEFPSIHKDKVGRPYRYLFMGAAHESTGNAPLQAILKIDLESGERQLWSAAPRGFISEPIFVPRPDSTLEDDGWVLSVVYDSTHHRSDVVILDGRDLNKGAIATLHLKHHIPYGLHGNFAPDCTIAS; from the coding sequence ATGCAACTTCACGAACGCGCCACAACAGTTTCTCCTAAGTCATACCAGCGCCACGATTGGCAGCGAGGATACGAATCGCTCAAACAAGAATACGACTATTCAATTGATGATGTCGAAGGGGAAATTCCTGCCGAACTGTGCGGAACGCTATTCCGCAATGGACCTGGTTTGTTGGATATCAACGGACAACCAGTTCACCACCCCTTTGATGGCGATGGTATGATTAGCGCGATCGCATTTCGTGACGGTCGCGCCCACTTCCGCAATCGCTATATTCGTACAGAAGCGTATGTAGAGGAACAAAAAGCTGGAAAAATTTTGTATCGCGGTGTTTTTGGTACGCAAAAACCTGGCGGCTGGTTGGCAAATGCCTTTGATTTCAAACTCAAGAATATTGCCAATACTAACGTGATCTACTGGGGTGGCAAGCTGTTGGCACTGTGGGAAGCAGCAGAACCCCATCGCCTCGATCCTCACAATCTGGAAACCTTGGGAAAAGATTTTCTGGACGGTGCGATCGCAGAAGGCGATCCTTTTGCAGCACATCCTCGCCTCGATCCGAGTTGCGATATGGACGGCGGTGAACCTTGCTTGGTGAATTTCTCCCTCAAGGTTGGTCTATCTACCACAGTTACCATTTTTGAACTGAATCCCGCCGGAAAAGTTATTCGCCAGCACGCCCATAGTATTCCTGGGTTTGCCTTCATTCACGATTTCGCTATTACTCCTAACTACTGCATTCTTTTCCAAAACCCCGTTGCTTTTAACCCAATACCTTTTACATTAGGGTTAAGAGGGGCAGCAGAGTGTATCAAGTTCCAACCTCACCAAAAAACACGGATTGTCCTAATTCCCCGCCATCCTAAAGAGTCGGTTCAGATTTTAGAAACTCACGCTGGGTTTGTGTTTCACCACGCCAACGCTTTTGAACAAGATGGGGAAATTGTTGTTGATTCAATTTGCTACGAGTCTTTCCCCGAGGTCGAACCAGCTAGCGATTTCAAGCAAGTAGATTTTGATGCGCTCAAGCCTGGGCAATTGTGGCGCTTTCATCTCAACTTACAAGAGAAAACAGTATCGCGAGAACTTATAGAGCCGAGATGTTGCGAATTTCCTAGCATCCACAAGGATAAAGTCGGTAGACCTTATCGCTATCTCTTTATGGGTGCGGCGCATGAATCGACTGGAAATGCACCTTTGCAAGCAATTCTCAAAATCGATTTAGAATCTGGAGAACGGCAACTTTGGAGTGCTGCGCCGCGTGGCTTTATCAGCGAACCGATTTTTGTCCCTCGTCCTGACTCGACGCTAGAAGATGATGGCTGGGTGCTGAGTGTGGTTTATGATTCTACCCACCACCGTTCTGATGTGGTAATTTTGGATGGTCGGGACTTAAATAAAGGCGCGATCGCGACTTTACATCTCAAGCACCATATTCCCTACGGACTGCACGGTAATTTTGCCCCAGATTGCACGATCGCTAGTTAA